ATGCCTCCACGCTAGGGCGGCGGGGGCGGGGGCGCGCTCCGGTGTGCGCCGTCCGGGGCGGGGTGCGGCGCAGGCCCGTCCGCCGGGGTTGTCCACAGCCTGTTCACGAAGGGGGCGGTACGGAGCGGGGCGCGGGAGCCGTGGCCGGAAGCCGTCGCGCGACGCGCCGAGCAGACCCCCGCCGACCTCGGGGAACGGGGTGCACCCCATTTGCAGTCGGCCGAATCGCGCGCCGATCCCCCCTCGGTAAGCTGACGGCATGACAGGACAAGTACGCACCGTCGACGGCCGCGTGGCCGGACGACGCGGCCAGGCGACGCGGCAGAAGCTGCTCGACTGCCTCGGTGAGATGCTCAGCTCCTCGCCGTACCGGGACGTCAAGGTGATCGACGTGGCCCGGAAGGCGGGTACTTCACCCGCGACGTTCTATCAGTACTTCCCGGACGTCGAGGGCGCCGTCCTGGAGCTCGCGGAGGAAATGGCGAAGGAGGGCGCCGGATTGACCGAGCTGGTCTCCGGGCGCTCCTGGGTCGGCAAGGCGGCCTGGCAGACCTCCGAGGAACTCGTCGACGGCTTCCTCGACTTCTGGCGGAGGCACGACGCGATCCTGCGGGTCGTGGACCTCGGCGCCGCGGAGGGCGACAAGCGGTTCTACAAGATCCGCATGAAGATCCTGAACTCGGTCACCAACTCCCTGACGGACGCGGTGAAGGAGCTCCAGACCAAGGGCAAGGTCGACAAGGAGGTCAGCGCCGCGGCGATGGCGGGCTCGCTCGTGGCGATGCTGGCCTCGGTCGCCGGCCACCAGAAGGGCTTCACCACCTGGGGTGTGAAGCAGGCCGAACTCAAGCCGAACCTGGCCCTGTTGGTGCATCTGGGCATCACCGGCAAGAAGCCGGTGAGATAGCCCGACGCCGCTGCCGGGCGGACCGCCCGGCGCCTTCTCCTTCACCCGTCCTGTCGTCGACGCCGACGCCGGCCGCCGCCCCTCGCGGGGTGGGACCGCCGTCGGCGTCGTCGTGTCCGGACCCTGTCCCCCGTCATCTGCGGGTGAGGCGGAAGAGCCGGATCTCGCGGTCGATCCGGGCCTGGTAGGAGGCGTACGGGGGCCAGAAGGCGAGGGCCGCCTTCCAGGCCGCCGCCCGCTCCTCGCCCGTCAGCCGTTCGGCCCGTACGGGGATGGTCTCGCCCTTCCAGCTGATCTCGGCGTCCGGGTGGGCGAGCAGGTTGGCCGTCCAGGCGGGGTGGCCGGGGCGGCCGAAGTTGGAGCCGATGAGCAGCCAGGTCCCCCGTTCGGGTTCCGGCATGCAGGCGAGCGGGGTGGTCCGGGGCCGTCCGCTCCTCGCGCCCGTGGCGGTGAGCACGACGCCGGGCAGCATCTGGGCGCTGAGCAGCGTCTTTCCCCTGCTCAGCCGGTGCACGGCCTTGTCGACGGCGGGGATGACGTGGGGGGCGACGCGGGCGAAGGCGCGGGTGGCGGAGACCTTCTGGACGAGTCTCACGCCGAGCGGAGCCCGGTGCTGCGCTTCTCCGGGCATCAGGCGGCCGCCTCTCCGAGGAGTCCGGCCCGTTCGGCCGCGCGGGCCCGGAGGCGTGCGGCGGGCCCGAAGAGGAGCTCGTCGGCGGCGGCGCGGCGCCCGTAGCGGTCGGCGTCGTGCGGCGGTACGGCTTCGCCGGCGGCGGCCCTGAGGGCGTCGAGGGCCTGGGCGAGGGCGAGGGGGCCGCTCTCGGGGCCGGGTCCCGGTTCGCGGGCGGCGCAGTGGGCGAGCGTCCGGGCGGTCTCGATCCGGACGTGCAGGTCGGCGAGGCGGTGCCGGTCGCGGGCGGCGGCGTGGCGGAGGGCTCCGTCCAGGGCGGCGCGGGCGGCGCCGACGGCCTCGGCGGCGAGGAGGACGGCGGCGGTGCGGCCGGCGGCGGCGAGGGCGCGGGTGATGGCGGCGGGGTCGGCGGGGTCCTCGCCGAGGAGTTCGGCCGGGACGTCCCGGAGCTGGACGCGGCCGGGGGAGCGGGTGGGGTCGAGGGCGGCGTGCCGGGTGCGGACGAGTCCGGGGCCCGCGTCCTCCGCGCGGACCAGGTGGAGGAGCGTACGGCTGCGGGCGTAGCCGCCGGCGTGCGCGGCGACGAGGAGGAGGCCGGCGCTGTGTCCGTCGAGGACCTGGTCGGCCTCGCCGTAGAGGAGCCGGGCGTTCGGGGGGCCGCCGGGGGCGGGGCGGGCCTGGACGCCGCCGGCCCGGCCGTCGCCGGACCAGGCGCCGGTGGTGTTGTCGCCGGTGAGCCCGAGGGCGTGGGCGAGGGAGCCGCCGGGGACGGCGAGGGCGCAGGTGAGGCTGCCGTCGGCGATGCGGGGCAGCAGGTCGGCGCGCTGGCCGGAGGTGCCGAGGGCGGCGACGAGGGGGGCGGCGAGGGCGGCGGTGGCGAGGAGCGGGGTGGGAGCGAGGGCGCGTCCGGTCTCCTCGCAGGCGAGGGCGAGTTCGGGGAGGGCGAGGCGGGCGAGGCCGAGTTCGCCGGACATCCGGACCCAGAGGGCGGGGTCGTACCCCTCGGGGTGCGGGGCGGTGGTGCGGGCGGCCGGGGGGCCGGCGTGCCGGTCGAGCAGGTCCCGCAGGGCGCGGCGGATCTCCCGCTGTTCCTCGGTGGCGGTCTCCATGGGACTCCCTCCGTATCTGACGGTCCGTCATGCTAGGGGGATGGAGGGGCGGTTGCCATACCGGAGCGGATCCCTTCCGAGAGAATCTGATGTACCGTCAGATTCATGACCGCCATCGGCACCACCTCACGCGGCGGCCGGGGCCGCCGGGTCGCCGTCGCCGGCGTCGCGCTCTCCGACTGCGGCCGGGTCGACGAGGCCACCCCCTACGCGCTGCACGCCCAGGCCGCCCGCCGCGCCCTCGCCGACAGCGGCCTCGACCGCTCGCTCGTCGACGGCGTCGCCTCCGCCGGGCTCGGCACGCTCGCCCCGGTGGAGATCGCCGAGTACCTGGGCCTGCGCCCCACCTGGGTGGACTCCACCACGGTCGGCGGCGCCACCTGGGAGGTCATGGCCGCCCACGCCGCCGACGCGATCGCCGCGGGCCGCGCCGACGCGGTGCTGCTGGTGTACGGCTCCACCGCGCGCGCCGACATCAAGGCCCGGCGCCGCACCGCCAACCTCTCCTTCGGCGCGCGCGGCCCGCTCCAGTTCGAGGTCCCGTACGGGCACACCCTGATCGCCAAGTACGCGATGGCCGCCCGCCGCCACATGCACGCGTACGGCACCACCCTGGAGCAGCTCGCGGAGGTGGCGGTCCGGACGCGGGCGAACGCGGCCCTGAACCCCGAGGCGATGTTCCGCGACCCGATCACCGTCGACGACGTCCTCTCCGGACCGATGATCGCCGACCCCTTCACCACCTTGCACTGCTGCATCCGCAGCGACGGCGGCTGCGCGGTGCTGCTCGTCGCCGAGGAGTACGTGCCGGACACGCGGAAGGCGCCGGTCTGGATCCTCGGCGCCGGCGAGCACACCTCCCACACGACGATGTCCGCGTGGGAGGACTTCACCGTCTCCCCCGCCGCCGTCAGCGGGCGCCTCGCCTTCGAACGGGCCGGCGTCACCCCCGCCGACATCGACGTCGCCGAGATCTACGACGCGTTCACCTACATGACGCTGGTGACCCTGGAGGACCTCGGCTTCTGCGGCAAGGGCGAGGGCGGGGCGTACGTCACGGACACGTCCGCGGTGCCGTTCAACACGGACGGCGGCGGGCTCTCCGCGTGCCACCCGGGGATGCGGGGCCTCTTCCTCCTGGTGGAGGCGGTCCGCCAACTCCGCGGCGAGGCGCCGGGACTGCAGGTCCGCCGCCCCGACGGCAGCCTCCCCCGCCTGGCCCTCGCCTCCGCCACCGGCGGCTGGTTCTGCTCCGCGGCCACCCTGATCCTCTCCCGCACCTGACCCCACCGGCGGCCCCGCCGCTCCGTTGTGGGCAATCGCTCCGCCGGGGCGGTGCCCACCCGGGCTCGGCGCCGGCGCCGCTCCGTTGTGGGCAATCGTTCCGCTGGGCGGAACGCCTGCCCACACGGCGGTCCGGCCAACGGCGCCGCCCCGCAGCCGAGCCGGCGCGGAAGCCGGAGGGCAGCGAGTGCCGCGCCACGTACGGGGCCGGACGGCCTACGCTCGGGCCATGAGCGACGACTTCCGCGACGCGCTGCGGTCGCTGCGGGTGTGGGACACCGCCCTGCCCGCCTTCGACCCGACCGAGGCGCCGGACACCCCCCTCCCCCTCTTCCACGCCTGGTTCCTCGCCGCCGTCGCCGCCGGCCAGACCGAACCGCACACCCTCTCCCTCGCCACAGCCGGCGCCGACGGCCGCCCCGACGTCCGGACCGTGATGCTGCACGACGCCGACGCCCGCGGCTGGCACTTCGCCTCGCACGCGACCAGCGCCAAGGGCCGTCAGCTGGCCGCCCGCCCGGAGGCCGCGCTCGGCTTCTACTGGCCGGTCCAGGGCCGCCAGGTCCGGGTCCGCGGCCACGTCACCACCGCGAGCCGGGAGGAGGCGTACGCGGACCTGCACGCGCGCACCACCGGCGCCCTCGCCGCCGCGCTCACCGGCCGCCAGAGCGAACCCCTCGACTCCCCCGAGGCCCTCGCGGCGGCGAGCGACGCGGCCTGGCTCCGTGCCGAGGCCGAGCCGGACGCCGACGCGCCCACCTGGACCCTGTACGTGGTCGAACCGGCCGAGGTCGAGTTCTTCCAGGGCGACGCCCGCCGCCGCCACCTCCGCCTCCGCTACCGCCGCGACCCCGCCGCCCCCGCCGGCTGGGCCAGGGAGCTGCTCTGGCCCTGAGGGCGCACCATGGAGAGGGAGGTGTGAGAACCATGGCCACCTACATGGACGTGCACCGCGGCATGGTCGGGATCACGGAGGACCAGCTCCTCGAAGCCCACCGCGCCGACCTCGCCATCGAGAAGGAGGAAGGGGTCCACTTCCAGAAGGCGTGGGCGGACCCCGAGTCCGGCACCGTCTACTGCCTGTCGACGGGCCCCTCCGCCGACGCCGTGCAGCGGATCCACCAGCGGACCGGCCACGCGGCCGACGAGATCCACGAGGTGACGCTGACGGTGTGAGCCCAGCCCGCGGGGCCGCCCCCGCGGGCACGCTCCCCCAGAGGGCTACTCGTACGCCGACTCCGGTCCGTACATCTCCTCGACCTCCCGTGCGAAGTCCCGCAGCACCGCCCGCCGTTTGAGCTTCAGCGACGGCGTGAGGTGCCCGGAGGTCTCGGAGAACTCGGTGGTCAGCACCCGGAAGGCGCGGATCGACTCGGCCCGCGAGACCAGCCGGTTGGCGTCGTCCACCGCCTTCTGCACCACCGCGAGGAGTTCCTCGTCCCGGGCCAGTTCCCACAGCGCCAGATGGTCCTTCTGCCGCATCCGCCGCCAGTGGGCGAGGCCCTCGTGGTCGAGGGTGATCAGCGCGGAGACGTACGGCCGGTTGTCGCCGACGACCATGCACTGGGCGACCAGCGGGTGCGCCCGCAGCCAGTCCTCCAGCGGCGCGGGGGCGACGTTCTTGCCGGCCGAGGTGATCAGGAGGTCCTTCTTGCGGCCGGTGATGGTGAGGTAGCCGTCCTCGTCGAGGGCGCCGATGTCGCCGGTGGGGAACCAGCCCTCGTCGGTGTACGGGACGGCGGTGCCGCGCTGCGCGTCCCAGTACCCGGCGAAGACGTGCGGGCCGCGCAGCCACACCTCCCCGTCGTCCGCGATCCGCACCCCCGTGCCGGGCAGCGGCAGGCCGACCGTGCCGGTACGGGGCGCGAGCGGCGGGGTGACCGTGGACGCGGCGGTGGTCTCCGTCAGGCCGTACCCCTCGAAGACCTCGACGCCCGCGCCCCGGAAGAACTCCGCGAGCCGCACGCCGAGCGGCGAGCCGCCGCAGATCACGTACCGCACCCGGCCGCCGAGCGCCGCCCGGATCCGCCGGTAGACCAGCGGGTCGTAGAGGGCGCGGGCGGCCCGCACCGGGAGCGAAGGCGCCTCGGTCCGCCCGTAACGGCGGGCGGCCCGCGCGGCCCGGTCGAAGGCGGCGCCCTTCCCGGAGCGTTCGGCGGTGGCGCGGGCGCGGTTGTAGACCTTCTCCATCACGTACGGGATCGCGAGGAGGAAGGTGGGACGGAAGGACGCCAGGTCGTCGAGGAGGGCGTCCCCCTCCACGGAGGGCGCGTGCCCGACCCGTACCCGTGCCCGGACGCAGCCGACCGCCACCATCCGCCCGAAGACGTGCGACAGCGGCAGGAAGAGCAGCGTGGACGGCGGCTCGCCGCCCTCGGGGGCGAAAACCGGGTGGAGGAGCTTGACCGCGTTGTCGACCTCGGCGAAGAAGTTGGCGTGGGTGAGGGCGCAGCCCTTGGGCCGGCCGGTGGTGCCGGAGGTGTAGACGAGGGTGGCGAGGGTGTCCGGGGTGAGCAACCCGCGCCGGGCGGTCACGGTCTCGTCGGGCACCCGCGCCCCCGCGTCGCGCAGCTGCCGTACGGCTCCGGCGTCGAGGACCCAGAGGTGGCTGAGGCCCGGCAGCCGGCGCCGTTCCGCCGACACCGTCCGGCCCTGCCCTGCGTCCTCGACGACGCAGGCGACGGCGCCGGAGTCCTGGAGGATCCAGCGGGTCTGGAAGGCGGAGGAGGTCGGGTGGACGGGGACGGTGACGAGCCCGGCGGCCCAGGCGGCGAAGTCGAGGAGCGTCCACTCGTAGGTGGTGCGGGCCATCAGCGCGAGCCGGTCGCCGGGGCGCAGCCCGTGGGCGATGAGGCCCTTGGCGACGGCGTGGACCTCGGCGGCGAACCGTGCGGCGGTGACGTCCTTCCAGCCGCCGTCCTCGGCGTCCCGCCGGGAGAAGACGACGACGTCGGGGTGCTGCCGGGCGTTGTCGTACGGCAGGTCGGCGAGGGAGCCGCGGTCCACCCGGGGCACGAGGGCGGGCGCGGAGACCTCCCGGACCCGGCCGTCGACGCGGATGAGGGCAAGGTCGGTCGACACGGGCGGCTCCTCGGTCTGCGCGATGAACGAAGGTCGTGCGTCGTGGAGCGAAGTCGTGCGTGGTGGAGCGGGGTCGTACGGCGTGGAGCGGAGTCGTACGGCGTGGAGCGGAGTCGTACGGCGTGGAGCGGGCGGAGCCGGAAACGTACGGCAGGGGCGGTACGGCGTGCAGCGGGCGTGCGGCCGTCCAGAAGACGACTGGCCGGTAACCTTACTGCGCGGTAAGCCTCAACGGCGAGACCAGCGCTCGTTTTTCATGAGGTTTCCGAGACCGGACCAGGCGAAGTCCATCAGCGTGGCGGCGGCCTCCCGCGCGGTCACGCCCGGCGTCTCGTTGGCCCAGGTCGCCAGCGACTCGGCCGACCCGACCAGGGCCTGCGCCAGCGCCGCGACGTCCCGCTCGCCGATCGCGACGGTCCCGTGCGCGGCCCGCGCGGCCTCGCCGATCAGCCCGGTCACGAAGTCGGCGATCTCCTCCCGCATCCGCGCCGCCTCGGTCGCGAACGGCTCCCCCTGCGTCCGCGCGTGCCGGCTGAGCACCGCCCAGGCGTCCGGGTGGTCGGCGGCGTGCCCGAAGAACGCGAGCAGCCCGGCCCACAGCCGCTCGTCCGGCGGCGCGGAGGTGTCGCCCACCGCTTCGGCCACGGCCCCGAGCAGCGCCTCCGCCTCCCGCCGGATGCAGGCGGTGAAGAGCTCCTCCTTGGAGTTCAGGTACAGGTACACCAGCGGCTTCGACACCCCGGCCAGCTCGGCGATCTCGTCCATCGACGCCGCCTGGTAGCCCTGCCGCGCGAAGCAGGCCACGGCGGCGTCCATCATCTGCCGCTCCCGCACGGCCCGCGGCAGCCTCTTGGTCCCCGCCACGCCTCTCCCCACCTGCGCCCGCCTCGATTTCCATGATCACCCGAACGCCCCGCAGAAGCCTACGTGCCCCGCACCCGGAGCGGGTGCGGGGCACGTGGGGCGTGCTGCGACGGGGCGCGTCAGGCGGCCAGCGCCGGCTCGCGCTCGTCGACGGGGGACGCCGTCACGGTGTCGTACCGCTCGACGTCGAGGATCTTCTCGCGGGCGGAGACGATCACCGGGACCAGCGCCTGGCCGGCGACGTTGGTGGCCGTCCGGACCATGTCGAGGATCGGGTCGATCGCCATGAGGAGGCCGACGCCCTCCAGGGGGAGGCCCAGGGTGGAGAGGGTCAGGGTCAGCATGACCGTCGCG
The Streptomyces roseofulvus genome window above contains:
- a CDS encoding TetR family transcriptional regulator is translated as MTGQVRTVDGRVAGRRGQATRQKLLDCLGEMLSSSPYRDVKVIDVARKAGTSPATFYQYFPDVEGAVLELAEEMAKEGAGLTELVSGRSWVGKAAWQTSEELVDGFLDFWRRHDAILRVVDLGAAEGDKRFYKIRMKILNSVTNSLTDAVKELQTKGKVDKEVSAAAMAGSLVAMLASVAGHQKGFTTWGVKQAELKPNLALLVHLGITGKKPVR
- a CDS encoding SCO4226 family nickel-binding protein, whose amino-acid sequence is MATYMDVHRGMVGITEDQLLEAHRADLAIEKEEGVHFQKAWADPESGTVYCLSTGPSADAVQRIHQRTGHAADEIHEVTLTV
- a CDS encoding AMP-dependent synthetase/ligase; protein product: MSTDLALIRVDGRVREVSAPALVPRVDRGSLADLPYDNARQHPDVVVFSRRDAEDGGWKDVTAARFAAEVHAVAKGLIAHGLRPGDRLALMARTTYEWTLLDFAAWAAGLVTVPVHPTSSAFQTRWILQDSGAVACVVEDAGQGRTVSAERRRLPGLSHLWVLDAGAVRQLRDAGARVPDETVTARRGLLTPDTLATLVYTSGTTGRPKGCALTHANFFAEVDNAVKLLHPVFAPEGGEPPSTLLFLPLSHVFGRMVAVGCVRARVRVGHAPSVEGDALLDDLASFRPTFLLAIPYVMEKVYNRARATAERSGKGAAFDRAARAARRYGRTEAPSLPVRAARALYDPLVYRRIRAALGGRVRYVICGGSPLGVRLAEFFRGAGVEVFEGYGLTETTAASTVTPPLAPRTGTVGLPLPGTGVRIADDGEVWLRGPHVFAGYWDAQRGTAVPYTDEGWFPTGDIGALDEDGYLTITGRKKDLLITSAGKNVAPAPLEDWLRAHPLVAQCMVVGDNRPYVSALITLDHEGLAHWRRMRQKDHLALWELARDEELLAVVQKAVDDANRLVSRAESIRAFRVLTTEFSETSGHLTPSLKLKRRAVLRDFAREVEEMYGPESAYE
- a CDS encoding TetR/AcrR family transcriptional regulator, translating into MPRAVRERQMMDAAVACFARQGYQAASMDEIAELAGVSKPLVYLYLNSKEELFTACIRREAEALLGAVAEAVGDTSAPPDERLWAGLLAFFGHAADHPDAWAVLSRHARTQGEPFATEAARMREEIADFVTGLIGEAARAAHGTVAIGERDVAALAQALVGSAESLATWANETPGVTAREAAATLMDFAWSGLGNLMKNERWSRR
- a CDS encoding pyridoxal 5'-phosphate synthase encodes the protein MSDDFRDALRSLRVWDTALPAFDPTEAPDTPLPLFHAWFLAAVAAGQTEPHTLSLATAGADGRPDVRTVMLHDADARGWHFASHATSAKGRQLAARPEAALGFYWPVQGRQVRVRGHVTTASREEAYADLHARTTGALAAALTGRQSEPLDSPEALAAASDAAWLRAEAEPDADAPTWTLYVVEPAEVEFFQGDARRRHLRLRYRRDPAAPAGWARELLWP
- a CDS encoding acyl-CoA dehydrogenase family protein, translated to METATEEQREIRRALRDLLDRHAGPPAARTTAPHPEGYDPALWVRMSGELGLARLALPELALACEETGRALAPTPLLATAALAAPLVAALGTSGQRADLLPRIADGSLTCALAVPGGSLAHALGLTGDNTTGAWSGDGRAGGVQARPAPGGPPNARLLYGEADQVLDGHSAGLLLVAAHAGGYARSRTLLHLVRAEDAGPGLVRTRHAALDPTRSPGRVQLRDVPAELLGEDPADPAAITRALAAAGRTAAVLLAAEAVGAARAALDGALRHAAARDRHRLADLHVRIETARTLAHCAAREPGPGPESGPLALAQALDALRAAAGEAVPPHDADRYGRRAAADELLFGPAARLRARAAERAGLLGEAAA
- a CDS encoding thiolase C-terminal domain-containing protein produces the protein MTAIGTTSRGGRGRRVAVAGVALSDCGRVDEATPYALHAQAARRALADSGLDRSLVDGVASAGLGTLAPVEIAEYLGLRPTWVDSTTVGGATWEVMAAHAADAIAAGRADAVLLVYGSTARADIKARRRTANLSFGARGPLQFEVPYGHTLIAKYAMAARRHMHAYGTTLEQLAEVAVRTRANAALNPEAMFRDPITVDDVLSGPMIADPFTTLHCCIRSDGGCAVLLVAEEYVPDTRKAPVWILGAGEHTSHTTMSAWEDFTVSPAAVSGRLAFERAGVTPADIDVAEIYDAFTYMTLVTLEDLGFCGKGEGGAYVTDTSAVPFNTDGGGLSACHPGMRGLFLLVEAVRQLRGEAPGLQVRRPDGSLPRLALASATGGWFCSAATLILSRT
- a CDS encoding nitroreductase family deazaflavin-dependent oxidoreductase, which codes for MPGEAQHRAPLGVRLVQKVSATRAFARVAPHVIPAVDKAVHRLSRGKTLLSAQMLPGVVLTATGARSGRPRTTPLACMPEPERGTWLLIGSNFGRPGHPAWTANLLAHPDAEISWKGETIPVRAERLTGEERAAAWKAALAFWPPYASYQARIDREIRLFRLTRR